AAAGCTTGGATGTAAAGCAGTTCGGCTTGGCTGTATCTGCCTTGGGAACAGTAGAGTGCTGCTAGGTTGTTGAGGCTAGTGGCAACATCGGGATGTTCTTCTCCCAGCAGTTTGCGCCTGAGTGCTAAAGCTTGGATGTAAAGCGGTTCGGCTTGGCTGTATCTGCCTTGGGAGCCGTAGAGATATGCTAGGTTGTTGAGGCTAGTGGCAACATCGGGATGTTCTTCTCCCAGCAGTTTGCGCCTGAGTGCTAAAGCTTGGATGTAAAGCGGTTCGGCTTGGCTGTATCTGCCTTGGGAGTCGTAGAGTGCTGCTAGGTTGTTGAGGCTAGTGGCAACTGAGGGATGTTCTTCTCCCAGCAGTTTGCGTCTGAGTGCTAAAGCTTGGATGTAAAGCGGTTCGGCTTGGCTGTATCTGCCTTGGGAATAGTAGAGTGCTGCTAGGCTGTTGAGGCTAGTGGCAACAGAGGGATGTTCTTCTCCCAGCAGTTTGCGCCTGAGTGCTAAAGCTTGGATGTAAAGCGGTTCGGCTTGGCTGTATTTGCCTTGGGAGTCGTAGAGTCCTGCTAGGTTGTTGAGGATAGTGGCAACTGAAGGATGTTCTTCTCCCAGCAGTTTGCGCGTGAGTGCTAAAGCTTGGATGTGAAGCGGTTCGGCTTGGCTGTATCTGCCTTGGAAACGGTAGAGTTCTGCTAGGTTGTTGAGTCCTTGGGCAACATCGGGATGTTCTTCTCCCAGCAGTTTGCGCCAGAGTGCTAAAGCTTGGATGTAAAGCGGTTCGGCTTGGCTGTATCTGCCTTGGGAGTAGTAGAGTGCTGCTAGGTTGTTGAGGCCTTGGGGAACATCGGGATGTTCTTCTCCCAACAGTTTGCGCCAGAGTGCTAAAGCTTGGATGTAAAGCGGTTCGGCTTGGCTGTATCTACCTTGGGAACGGTAGAGTTCTGCTAGGTTGTTGAGGCTAGTGGCAACATTGGGATGTTCTTCTCCCAAGCGGTTTTGTAATGTTGATAAACACTTTTGATTCCAAGGTTCGGCTTGGGTATATAACCCTTGTCCTTCATAAAAGCGACTCAAGCCGACAAAAGGCCAAATTAAATCTTCATCACTGACATCTTGAATGAGATTGTTTGCTACTTCAGCTATGTGTGCTATGGCAAGGGAAACAGCGTTAATTTCTTCAAGGGTAGGAGTCTGAGGAATTTTTTTAGCAACTGCTACTATTACCTGACAAAACGATCGCTTAAATTCCTCTGCTTGCTCTAAACCTGTAAACTTAGATTGGAAAAATTCCCGCAGTAGGGGATGTAGTTGATAGATTCCTTCACCTTTGCGCTGGAGTAAATGCAGATTCAATAATTTATCATCCCGAATTTCTTCTAACTCATCCTCATCTTTCTCTGTTAAGCACTGTTCTACTAAGTTCCAGGGTATGGGTGCGGCGGCAAATAAACTGAGTACACAGCCTAATAACTTATCATCCTCTGCTAATTCCTGCCAACTCAACTCAAAGGCGGCTTTTATTCCCCGTTGTGCTGTCATATCTGCTTGTGGGTTGACAGTCGCAGGTTGTTCTAGTCGCTTTTCCTTTAATCGCCCCATCATTTTCGATAGGGATAAATCCGGTTTTCGCGCCAGATATCGCCCTACTAACTCTAAACCCAAAGGCAAATACCCCAGCCATTCGCACAACTGATTTGCTACATCTAATTCTCTCTCAATTCGCTCTGGTGTTTCTGCCAGCAAAGACCGTAACAACTCCAATGCTGCATCTGGTTGTAATACATCTAAAGATAATTGCTTGATAGCTACACCCAACTTTTTGCGCGTAGTCATCAACACTTTAAATCTGGAAGATACGCCCTGTAGGTAAGGTTTGACTTGCTGGTAATCTGTAACATCATCCACCACCAGCAGCACATTACCCTCACGCCAATTCCGCCAGCAGTATTGTACTTGTGCAGGTAAATCAAATTCTTCTGGTGGCTTTAAATCAAGCTGAGTTCTGGCAAACCGCACCACTTGAACGCCAAAATCCTCAACTTTCGCCTGTAACCAGCACAGTCCACCTTTGTAGTTTTCGCGCTGAGTCATGGCATATTGCAAGGCAAGTTCTGTTTTACCCAGTCCACCCATTCCCAAAATAGCTGCAATGGCTACTTGGTTATTTTCCTGCAAAAGTTTGTCGAGTTCTTGCAGTTCTTGATCACGTCCGACAAATTTCACCACCCCACTCAGGGGTAAATTTTGCGGTATTTCAGGATTTAACTTTACCCGTTCCTGTTCGGGCGACTTTAGTCAAATGTGAATACCACCATAGTTAGTACCCACCTGAACTAATTTTTCAATAGATTCAGCTAACTTTGCATTATTGATTACACCTGCTGGTTGGGAGTTGAGGTCATTTGCTAAAGCCTGAACTTTCGGTGCTACTTGGGGGTCAGCATTTACGGTTGCTTCCACTTCCCGCACTGATTGAGCAATTTCGGTGTCTTTATCGGCTGCGGCTTTCAACTCCAACACAGCTTGACCATAATCTAAAGCCTGCTGTGTGTTTTCCTGTGACGTATTCGCCAACGACGAGGGGAGTTTATTTTTCTGGCGTAGCTGTGCAATTAACTCGTTACTTTTTTCTAATGCAGCTTCCCCCAGCTTTTCGCCTGTTTTTTCTAAAGCCTTAGTTAAAACTATAGTAGCGATCGCAGTTCCTACGGCTGTTAAGGTTACTGGTTCCATAACTTAACAATAATATTCCGAGATTATACTGATTTTTCCTCAGCATAACAGTTTCTCAACAGAGAAAAAATCACAAATTATAGCGTTTCCAATTCTGGTATGGTACAAAATTACCCCTCCCCTGCGTGACAGCACGGGTGGGGTGTATTTCATCTGCCTGAGAATTGCTATATGTAGCGGTTCTCGGTTGAATTTACCACTGTTTTGACCTCATAACTCTGGGAATTATCAGCATTGGTGATCTGTTTAATTGGGAGCATCCACTTTTGGAAGAAACACCGGGCGATTAGAAATCAAGCTGTTTGCCAATATTGTTTTTGCCCAGCTTTGGAGAAACGGGAGTTTGTACATCATGGTAGAAACACAAGTGCGATCGCCTGCAACTACACAGGCTGGGGTTTGAGTAAATCTGTCTTGGTGACAAACTCGTTAAAGGGTGTTGGTAACTGCTGTGGTATGGCGATTTGAGTAGTCTGGAGTGGTAAGCGGGGAAATAGTAATTCAGCAACCCGATAAGCTTCTTCTAAATGGGGATAGCCAGAGAATACGAATGTATCAATTCCTAAATCAGCATATTCCAGCATTCTCGCTGCTACTGTGTCTGGATCTCCGACTAAGGCTGTACCTGCACCACCCCGCACTAAACCCACACCAGACCATAAATTTGGGCTAATTTCTAAGTTGTGGCGGCTACCACTGTGTAGCTGCGCCATCCGCCGTTGTCCGGCCGATTCCGACTGGGAAAAGCGTTTTTGGGCAGATGCTATTGTTTCATCATCGAGATATTTGATCAGTTCGTTAGCTGCATCCCAAGCTTGTTGAGTAGTTTCCCGAACGATAACGTGCATCCGAATACCAAAGCGGACTGTTCTCCCTTGTTCTGCGGCTAGTCTGCGGACTTTACTAATTTTTTCGGCTACTTGGGCTGGTGGTTCGCCCCAGGTTAAATACACATCAATGTGTTTAGCTGCAACTTGCAAAGCTGCATCAGAAGAACCACCAAAATATAAGGTAGGGTAAGGCTTCTGTACGGTTGGAAATTGCAGTTTCGCGCCTGCAACTTGGAGGTGACGACCATTGAATGTTACTTCGTCGCCTTGCATGAGCGATCGCCAAATTGTTAAAAATTCATCCGTCAGTTCATAACGCTGATCATGATCTAAGAAAACGCCATCTTTGGCTAATTCTTGAGAATCGCCACCAGTCACTACGTTTAAAATAATGCGACCGTTAGAAAGTTGGTCAAAGGTTGCAGCCATCCTCACAGATAATGCAGGTGACATAATCGCCGGACGAAAGGCAACTAAAAACCGCAGGTTTTGTGTAACCGGAATCAACGAAGCAGCCACAATCCATGTATCCTGCTTTTGTCCAGTCCCAATTAACATCCCGCCGTAGCCTAATTTATCCACAGCTTGGGCGATTTGCTGCATATAGGGATAATTAGCTTGTCGTCTGCCAATTGTTGTGCCTAAATAACGCTCATCGCCCTGAGTTGGTAAGTACCAAAATATTTCCATAGTCTTATCGTTGGCTAATAGTTTTTGGTGTTATAGCTGCATATTGTTCGCTAGTTAACATTGCGGCTTTGACATCAATGGGTTGAGGAATTACTTTTTCTTGAGCAAATAAATCAGCTATTTTTTGTTGACCTTCCATGATGTCTGGCGTGATTGGTCTTAAACCATAAGTCCGCCGTTTAATCATTGTGGTTAAAATGTCTTGATCTAATTTGAGATGCGGTGCAGTGATTTTTACCACTTCGTCGGTGTTCTGTTCTGCCCATTTACCCACATTATTAATTTCTTCGAGAATTACTCGCACTAACTCTGGATTTTCAGTGGCAAATTTGCGTGATGCCATATAATATCCCCCTTGGGTGGCAATACCGCTGGCATC
This window of the Nostoc sp. HK-01 genome carries:
- a CDS encoding NB-ARC domain-containing protein — encoded protein: MKFVGRDQELQELDKLLQENNQVAIAAILGMGGLGKTELALQYAMTQRENYKGGLCWLQAKVEDFGVQVVRFARTQLDLKPPEEFDLPAQVQYCWRNWREGNVLLVVDDVTDYQQVKPYLQGVSSRFKVLMTTRKKLGVAIKQLSLDVLQPDAALELLRSLLAETPERIERELDVANQLCEWLGYLPLGLELVGRYLARKPDLSLSKMMGRLKEKRLEQPATVNPQADMTAQRGIKAAFELSWQELAEDDKLLGCVLSLFAAAPIPWNLVEQCLTEKDEDELEEIRDDKLLNLHLLQRKGEGIYQLHPLLREFFQSKFTGLEQAEEFKRSFCQVIVAVAKKIPQTPTLEEINAVSLAIAHIAEVANNLIQDVSDEDLIWPFVGLSRFYEGQGLYTQAEPWNQKCLSTLQNRLGEEHPNVATSLNNLAELYRSQGRYSQAEPLYIQALALWRKLLGEEHPDVPQGLNNLAALYYSQGRYSQAEPLYIQALALWRKLLGEEHPDVAQGLNNLAELYRFQGRYSQAEPLHIQALALTRKLLGEEHPSVATILNNLAGLYDSQGKYSQAEPLYIQALALRRKLLGEEHPSVATSLNSLAALYYSQGRYSQAEPLYIQALALRRKLLGEEHPSVATSLNNLAALYDSQGRYSQAEPLYIQALALRRKLLGEEHPDVATSLNNLAYLYGSQGRYSQAEPLYIQALALRRKLLGEEHPDVATSLNNLAALYCSQGRYSQAELLYIQALDIFERQLGANHPHTVIVRDNLATLRDSL
- a CDS encoding aliphatic sulfonate monooxygenase translates to MEIFWYLPTQGDERYLGTTIGRRQANYPYMQQIAQAVDKLGYGGMLIGTGQKQDTWIVAASLIPVTQNLRFLVAFRPAIMSPALSVRMAATFDQLSNGRIILNVVTGGDSQELAKDGVFLDHDQRYELTDEFLTIWRSLMQGDEVTFNGRHLQVAGAKLQFPTVQKPYPTLYFGGSSDAALQVAAKHIDVYLTWGEPPAQVAEKISKVRRLAAEQGRTVRFGIRMHVIVRETTQQAWDAANELIKYLDDETIASAQKRFSQSESAGQRRMAQLHSGSRHNLEISPNLWSGVGLVRGGAGTALVGDPDTVAARMLEYADLGIDTFVFSGYPHLEEAYRVAELLFPRLPLQTTQIAIPQQLPTPFNEFVTKTDLLKPQPV